The genomic DNA TACGACGAAGTTTGTGGAAAGCGATGTGGACGAAGAACTTCTGTTTAACATTCCTTTTGTTGGTCAAGTTAAACTCAAAGGCATCGTGGTCATAGGTGGAGAAAATGGCGACCATCCATCAGAGATGATGCTTTACAAAAATCGTCCATTTATGACGTTTGACGACGCGAGAGGGGAACCAGATCAAAAGTTCGACCTGAATGAAGATCATGATGGAAGTCTGGAATACACCCCCAAGGTGGCGCGATTTTCAAATGTAGAACATCTCTCCATTTATTTTCCTCGTAACTTTGGAGCTGAAACTAGTAAAGTTTATTTTATCGGCTTGAAAGGTGATTTTCAAGAGGCGCATCGCCATGGCGTGACAATTTGCACGTACGAAGCGAAACCCAATCCAGCTGATCACAAAACTGGAACATTTGACAGTGTACATCATCCAGTCAGTTAGGGGCGTAAGAGAAAGATATATTTGATAAGTCGAGCTCTTGAACTGCATTTGTTTTGATACAATATAAAAGGAGGATAGGTTAAAAAAAGTTCGACATCGCAGATATGTATGATTTTACATTATAGCGCTTTTATATCACAATAAGAAAAGCTGACGTAAATCACAGCTTGCAACAAGGAAAGGGGTGAGCCATGCACAAACACTCCACTATTTATTTAAGTGGCTTGGCTTGGGTAGTTAACAGACAATCCAACCATCCCGATTTTGTCGGGATTCTCCcgattttactggaaaatccAGAATCCCAACCAATATGTGATCAGGATaagaaaaatcccaattttgaCATCTGTTCTGATATTTCCAGCACTCCCATGATTCCttgattattaaaaaaaatatcccgATTCTACATACTCAAAAGGTTGGACAGTCTGAATAAATGTTTGCAGTTCCCAAATAAACTGAATCTAATAGGcaaactgtattttttttttcagtcctgCCTACTGAATTTTAGACCAGGTGCTCACAATGTATGGGtattcatagctcagttggtagagcactgtaGGGCTAatgcagaggccatgggttgaAATCCCAttgaagtcccgaaattttCGGGGGTTTAATTTGTAAATTGCTTAAATTGTAATGACCATAGCaacaatcatatcttcatttaaatttaaaaagttttgcatTTGCCAGCTCTTTGTGCATGATTATTATTCTTGAAATGAGGGTTAGTGATTAAACTTGCTTGTTTAACATCAACATACATAATGGCTATTATATTCAGCATTTGCTTTGTGTATACCCCACTATTATGAATGTATGATGCAAGTTCAAATCCCAGTGGaaaactctttttcttttttgtatattattttttctttttagtttttttctgttttgtttttatcatatttttccCTTTGCCTTGTTTCCCttattcttactgctgacccTCTATAACTTCGCAAGGTTTTTGTGATAACATATTTCTAGTAAAGGTGTAAAATAAACTCTTACTAATGGGAACTCTTCCTAGCCatcaaggaaaaataaaactcaTGACCCCAAGGGTGTCTAATGGGAGTTGGCTGGAGTGTGAACTTTTGCTACATGACGACAAAGTAAGAACCAATCCATCTTTTATTTCAAGTATTTGAGTTGTTACCCCTTGAAATCTGTAAAGCAAAGACCCTTTGAAGTGTGATGACTTTGCACGTGCTGCGGACCTATAGACATCGCGGGTGAGGAGAGCTGAGCCCTAATGCCCATATTCCCGCGAATATTCAAGACGAGAACAAAGATGGCGGCGGCCTTGAAGTGGGATGGACGAATGGGTTTATGATTGCCGCGAGCACTCTTTTCTCTGTAGGTTGATATCACCATGAGTGAAAAAAATGTGGTACGTAAGTAGATTTTTGGAAACTGCTTCTTCAGTAACTGGTTCTAGCTGTTTCAATTTGCCATGTTTTGGACCTTCATTGAAATTCGTATTTGTAGCTCAGCTGTATTTACGGACACTCGCCTagtacggacacctcattattacggacaatTTGTTTGGTCCCTGGGGAGAAAAAGCCCTTATGTCTAAATTCAACCGGCTTAATACGAACACCCCGTCAATACGGTCACTTTCTATGGCCCTCTTGGTGTCCGAATGAACGGAATTGACTGTACAATGCCTACAATGATATGTCTGTTACATGAATGTCTCGGGCGATATACATATACTAGTGATTTAAGCTCTGACCTATTTCAGGCTTAAAagactatttgaaataattgagcAAATGTTTTTATATGATGTTTACgtaagttaaaaataaattacaaagaTTCACCATTGCCAGCTATTGTTGCTTAAAAAGGAGTCATTTTGGTATCCTTAATAAGAGAGGTTTGATGGTTGTAAAAGGGTTTATTGGTTTATCGCACCTGCCCTCCCCAACCCTTTAAGAATTTCAGTTTAggtttacagctatttcgagaaacgTTATCGGAAataatgtgcacgcgacaatcctgaaaggtaacatgggatatgatcaatacactgttccggATACTGTAGCCGttgaacctacttttgttgctttccttaaGCACTCGAAAACATATGCCCATGGCCTCTcttgccattctttcaaatttctttgaacaaCAGTGAACTCCAATCttcccacaatacctttcggatTGTcacgtgcactttttccgacaacctttctcggaAAAGCTGTATactttaaattcaaaataaatgtTTTCTGAAAACACACCCTTTGCTTTAGCCCAACACCAACCCTGTACTTGCCCTTCATCTCAACTTATCCAATGGCCAATTAGAAGACTTAAAAGCCAAGATTAAAAAACTCATCAACAATTCATCAAGATGCTTAGTCCTAGGTTCAGTATCCAGCCAGTTTATATATCACATTCAACTGGTCAAGACTAGACTCACTGAAACGGTTGGAAATTATGCCTAGATACTGCAGTTAGTTTGCACACCCAGCTTAACATTTTATCACTATTATTTTCATCTTTAGCTCATCAGACAGCGGCTAATTGAACTAGAGAAGAAACATgcaaaagctttgaaaaaacttCAGGTGAGAATTATCCCTTATGTATACTATGTGAGTGGTTTGGTACAAAATTAAGTGCAgtactatcattattatcacCAGTTAAGCTTTAATGTTTTCAAATTAACAGCGCGGTCCATGTAAAATCAAGCTATTCTTGCTTACAATTTCAGAGAGCTGAAAAGTACAAGCAGAGGCGACAAACTTTTCATGGATTTACAGTTAGAGATGCAAACACTAGTAATTCAATCACTGTGGACAACTCTAACGTTCTTTTATCTAAGGACACAATCTCTACAGATGTTAGAAACGCACGGTGCTCATCAGCTCAAAAAAAGGGAGTTACTAAAACTGTGACATTCAAGGAAGCTCTTGACAGTGATAGTAAAGGTCAGCCTCGATCAGAGAATGAATGCAAAACTGTGGAGCAAAGTGACAGCAACAAAACATTTAACAGGAAATCTGAATTATTAGCTTCAAGTATTCCACAGCAAATATCTGAAGACAATGAAAAGGTGTTGCAGTGTTCGGTCAGCAGTGACAACAGCTTTGTTGCAGTAGATAGTAGTATGGTTACACCAACAGGCTCTCTTATTTCATCTGATAATGAAACAATTCTTGATAGTGATGTGGCTTCTACGGATGGGAAAGATTGTTTCCAGAGTCATCAAGGTGTAGACCTTAAGGCTATAGACAGTCGTCTCTGTGGCTCAGGACAGGGTGTTGTACAAGTACCTTCAGCAGGTAATGAAAGTTGTAACCATGAATTGTCGCAAAAGCAATGTCATTCTAATGGTCTGCTAGGGCAACATAATGCAAAAAATGTGTTAGctcaaagcaaagaaaatgtcAAGATGAGGAATTCATCAGATCATCATAATGCACAAGATGATAGCACAAGACATACATGTAGCTTGGAAAAAGCAAATGACAGAGTGACTGTAATTGAAAATGGTGGCAAACATCAAAACGAATCAACCAGCAACTCATTCACCCTGGATAAAAGTGATTATTGTCCTTCAGGGAGTCAGCCCTGGTTATGGctctttgaagaacagtttcCAAGGAGGTCTCCACGGATACAATCAATGCCAAACTTCAGAGATCAAGCTCATTTTTCTCAGGATAACAAAGTTACAcatgcaaagaaaacaaaacgcaTAAGAAAGAAGAAGTCAAGGACAGAGAATGATACTCCAATCAGTAGAAACAATAACTTAAAATCTACCACAGTACATGAAAATAATGGCAATTCACCACATAGCAGTTTTCCTGAAGAGAGTTCATGTATCagcaattttgtttttccaaggCCTActcaagaacaaacaaaaaatggtgGGTCTCTGGCTGTTGTAGTTGACTTTTCTCTACCTGATAGAGAGTTTGCAAAGCTGAAGCTTGCAAAAATCAAGGGAACTTTGTCAGCAGAAAGGTCAAGTAAAGACCTAAATACTGTAGTGGAAAAGATTACGGAAGAGCATGGTACTGAAGTGACGAGAGATACAAAACTGTTTGATACAAAGTGTGAAAATAAAACAGTTGTTGAAGAGAAAACAGCTGCAGAAAATGTTGGTGAGGTTGAAGATCATGCAGCATCAGGACTTGGGGAAATGAAAGGTCAAACAGAGAGGacggaaaaacaaaatttcaggtTAGAAGGAGGTGTAATTTCCTCAGCCACTGGTTCAAAATGTCTaacccagcaagaaaaaaagaaaaactccaCACAATTGGTTTataatgagcaaaaatgtaaagaGTCCAGAATTTTATCTTCCGGAGATGCTTGGTGGAGCAATTCCTTTGAATCAGATCATGAACAAGTGGTTTCTCACATGCATAGTGTGACAGCAAAACAAAGTCAGGTTTCTTCAGAGAAAGAATCACAAAAATATAAGGGTGTTGGAACTTGTGCAAATCACTGCAATTCCTGTCATATCAATGGCTCATGCACATCTTTTACTGACGTTGTTCAGCAAACTGATGACAATGGAAAGTTAAATGAATCCTACAACAATTTCTGTGAAGGAAATTCCTCTTGGGTTAAATCTAACATCTTAGACAATCTAGGTGATGGATTATCAAAGGGGAAGACTCCACTAGCAAAATCCACAGTAGAAATTAATGAGGAAGACAATTTTTCAAGTCAGAAACACTCTAATGaattaaatttgaaagaaaGTGTTGTACTCAGTGACTGTGGTAATGCAGTTTCCGGCGAAGCAATTGTTAAAGAAATGACAACGATCCCCATCAAACAGCAACATGTTCAAGAGGCGGTCAGTTTAACTGAAGTGAAGTCTAGCCCACCTCAATATTACAATGAGCCGAGTTTAGGGGATGCAGCCACTCCACATGGAAAGATGAAAGAACCTTTAGAGAGTTCACAGCTGTCCCAGTTGATGTCACCAGAGGAGAGCAAAGACTTTTCTCCTTTGTTAATGACAGCTTGTTTGCAGGTAATAAggtgttaaaattttttatttgttgtttcaattttatccctggtctaagttttcttttcttttcttttctttcacacACAATCATCACCATACATTATCacacaaacaaagcaaaatgtaCACTGTATTGAAAAGGGACAAAATTTATCCGTGGAACAACTTAACATGCAAGGAACTCCTGGATCATATGGAAGGTGTTAGGGTTTTACTTTCCAACAACTTAATATGACACAATTAACTCCCAAAAGGACGggagggagaaagaaaaaaaactttatctacagggttttcattaagaattctaatAGCAAGAGAAATGTGTAATGTTACAGgacaatattttgaaagaggcttcttgtctgaataaaaaataataatcataggCTAACTAATGTTAGCCCGAGAATTTTGCATAATAATGGTGAATTATCTGATCTCcaatgcctaatgaacacccttATCCATCGAACAACCACATGGGGTTGCTATCCAGTTGCTTCAATTTGATAAGCACTTGCCTACTGAGCGGGAGGCCTCTGGTTCAAACTCGGCCAGACTAACACTCAGGTTCTTGAAATAACTGacgagaaagtgctgcctttgtaaggacatctgcaaacggttatgTTTTCTAGTCTTCTTTCGTAGGGATGACCCTTGCTCGTATAAATTCTGTGGGACATTAAAGAACCCACGCACTGTTTGTTAAGAGTAGGGGACGTTGTCCCCagtgtggtggtctatctcttATGTGGGGCGGAACTCTTACAGGCCCATAGTAATTGGCGCCACCTGCTGTTGCTGTGACCCAGCCAAGAATAAGCAATTAGCAAACCTAAGTAAATAAACATATGGAAGGTGTCAAGGGTTTTACGTTCCACCAACTAATGAGTCCCAGAATCAACTCCCAATAAGTTCAGCATCTACGTTATATCCATCTAATGGTACTCTCAAAACTCTTTGAACAGCATTATACACAGGGTATGAGCAGCAGAGTGAAGTCTATATCACTATCATCATATGAACCATCAACAGCAAGGGACCCAACACTACAGTCAAAAGATAAGAGAGACATTTTGGCAGTTTGTCTGTCTCACATGGTGGTTATATGGACATTTGTGTCTGAATCACAGTGGACTGTGCTCAGTAAATGGACTCTGCCTGTGGTGAGAGATTGTTATAtgattattttataaatcaGTGTTCTtcatacaaacaaacaagcaacaaAGTTCATTCGCATTACCATTTGCTTAGATGGTGTTGCATAAAAAATcgaaaataatataaaaataaaatagattaataactaaataaaaagaaaagtaaatccCCCCAAAAAGATATTCATGGTAGTTTAGGATTAATGGTATAAATGTGGTAACAAAGTGATCACAATGATACTGGGTTCCCAGGCtgagaataaaacaaagaaaatgaattgtTAATATCTGAATTTCaatgcaatttcttttgttttatacctCTCAGCCTAACAGCccagtatgaattttaataataaaagactGGCCTGTTACTATGGGTTTGTGACTCGATACAGCTTTAGGCTCTTTCTCATCAAGAGCCAAAAACCCATTGACCCAAAACAagttcagtttaaaaaaaaagattacaaTACTGGGAACGAAAGAAATTCTAGGGTTTCTTATCCAAATAGAGTCAAGCTTAGACTGATTTCCCCTTAAATGGACACTTTTTTACCTCGAACATCTGTTGTTACTAAATAGGATGGAGAAGAAGAGTTTGTAAGTGTCAAGTTTGTACCAATTAAGTCTCATGTTGTTCTTCTGGTTGGTGGAAATTTTCATCATGGAAATGGAAGGTGGGTGACATGATTCAACAGAAGCGTTACTGTTGTAAAGAGACCTTTCTTTTGCTCTGTTATTGTAAAGGCACAGGAATCTTTGACCAACATTGTCTCATAACGTTTTTACTTTAAATGTGACAGTTACGAAAATTTGCTCCTACCTTTCAGTAATAAtagtgaaaaaaatttgatttgACTGGCGGTAAATAGTTTTGTGAGATTAAAGCTTTTTAAGAAAAGTCTCCTCCAAGTGATAAACTTTGCTGTTACTTTTATTTGGCTGAAATGTCTGGTATACGGTTTTATTGATGTAATATGTAAGTCAAATAAATCATTGGAGAAGAAGTCTGTAAAAATTAAGGGACTCTGAATTCAACTTTGaagttattttcaaatttttggatAACAGCACTATCAATCTTGAGGGTTTTATCTAAACACTGAATCACAAGCTCATATAATAGGACCAAACTGATTTAAGTGCACAAAGTTAAAAATTGTGTTTAAAAATATAAGACTAGTAAACTTGGGTGTAGCTCTTTTTTCCGTATTGCTTACCAAAAATGAAGGTCGGGATAACTTGTACAAGGTTTTCACTTAAGAGGGGAAGAGACAGAAAAAGAACGAAATATGgaaaataaaaagttttctcTTACTTTTACAATGTCAGAGTCCTTGGTTATTCAGAGGAGGGTGAATACTCACTGGACCTGGAAATTGATGAACAGTAAGTGGAGTGCTTCTTACCTCTTGACTAAAACAATTTGTGGTAATGATATCTGcccatgaaaataatttttatctgCACCTCTCTCTTAGATGTTGTAGAACAAATTAATGACTCTGTAATTGTGTTTGTAATGTCTCCAAATAAGTGGTAGGACTTGAGGAGAATCAAATCATATCATGTGTATGTTGTGGACCTTTATACTTTACATAGGTAACAGTCGTCACAGGAGCGATCTTTCatttttcgccagtttttgACCAATGGATGTTACTACAGGAAAAAAAGCATGCAGTTCttaattcatttgttttaaacaaTTCACAGAGAAAACAAGTATTCCTTTTCGACGATGAGTTTACTCCATGATACAAAGGATTACAAGACTGGCGAAGACGTAGAGTTTGTCATAGGAGATAAGACATCTAATAAAATTACCCTGACAAAGTGGACTTTGGACAGCTTTTGTTTGTAAGTTGTATTCTGTGTAACACTGATGTACCGTTTTTAGAAGAGTATGTCTTGTGACCATAATAACTCATACTGCCACTAGAGTGGTGACAAGGTTGCTCATCTCTGAAACAATTAGTCTTAAATACACCATTACATCTCTGTCGTGGCGCCATGAACACAAATCGACATTTCAGTCTTAACAATATGCAgcatgtttgtcacatgaacctagtttaggTAGCCCTACAGTGTAGCTCCCACAAGTGTCTTGTAGCCCAGTGGTATAGCATCTGGTCTAGGTCTAGGCTAGAAGTAGGTTGTGTAACTGATCATCTAGGTTGTCTGAAGCTAGTGTAACTGActgaaaaatcttctttctCAGAAAATCATTGGAGGACATTATGCATTTGTAGTTCTTGTCTTATTTACATATTGTCAACCTACTTTCCTGCTATTCTTTTCTCATCAAGGTTGGTCGAACAGTGGCAGAAGTTTACTCCTATCTATAGTGACTCTGAACTGTCATCTCTCCAATTTGTTCATGGAAGTCATTGTCTTCTTTTGGGGACTACAAATGAGAACTTGATATTGTGGTAAGTTTTCTGCAGACCAAATGCGCCTCTGTAGCTTTACTTAGAGGCCTTAATTAGctttaaaaactgtaaaaataattgttttcaggCTTTCCCACCCTGGAAAGGCAACAATTTTTCTGCTGTTTGACTGCCTTGTCCACACTGAAATTGTTTGTTCCACCAACATTAACGGATATTTTATATTCTcttaaaatgtcttttaagatTTTTCCGGGTaggtattttttggggggagctTCTCTATTCTGTTGCTGAATTTTGTTTAAGAAAACTGTATGTCAATATGGTCTGTTTTGTCCGTACGGTTGAGGAATACTCTTGTTCTTTCACACTCAAAATCTTAATTTGCCAGTTAATCCCAGTTTATCTGTTTCACCCTGTACTACTTGCAGCTCACAGAGCACCACGAAGAGAAAGTGTTCACCGAAATCTTTTGAAGGCGATTACAGGCCTTTCCAACGATTCCAACATTTGTTTCTTGCAAGATTTAATTTAGAGTCACTCACCATACTGTTCTTTCTAGGAACCACATAACATGTCAACAATTAAGAAGCATAAACCTTCACACTTCAGGGTTGGGTCAACTGTCTTGTATCAACGCTTTTACTGACAAGGTGAGATAAaagtttttccttttgtttttttgctaaaattacaGTCTGTCCATCTCTTATTGCAAGAAAACCCTCTTCAGGTTTTAActtacaataaaattatttatcatAATCCTTTACtgcaaggaaattatattcATTTCTTTGATGATGCTATACtaaaaaaaaagctaataaaGATTAATTAGCAGGAAAGTAAATATTTCTGAGAGGATTTCTGAAGATGATTTAAACTCTATCATTCTAAGTGCAAGTAGCTATCATGGCATCCCTTTGGGAGCCTTCTATAAAATGACAGTCTTTGAGTGAAATAtagtttatttattgttttttttttttcagggtctCCTTTTTCTGATAATGTCCAGTATTCAAGCAGCTAAGGTAGTGTTTGTTACATCTAAAACTTAATTACATTTCTCTTTCAATACAGCTGCCTCAAGTCAGTTTTGTTCGAGACCCTGTTTTCCAAGACAGTCAAATCTTGTTAAGTCTGcaaaaaaggcgttttttgtgCGTTTATGGACAAGTGAAACGTCCAAACGAAGCACGGAACTTGAGCGCGACTGAAGGGGGCGCAAGATACTGTTAAACTAATGCACGTGACTCGAGCTCCATGTTTCCTTGTTAAACTCAAACAATTTTCTAACGTAGCATTTAGGGTGTTCTGGTCATAGAAAAATGAACAAAGAACTCCAGACAAAAATAATCACCGATTAGTACATTTTGAACCTTCAAGGgctggaaaaaagtaatttgacGATTCGGTAGTAAGTGGAAAaatccggtttttttttttatttgactaTTCTTCAAACCAAAGAGGGGGGCAGCTATTGCGGGAGAAATGTATGTAAATGTCAGCTGCGCTCATTGTTTACAATTTGTATCTTTAGCTATCTCATTTAAAATGGAAGACAGGCTTTAGGCGTGCTTAAATGCATCTTAGCGTAATAACACTAGTCCCTGTTTGCGATTTATTGAATGATTGGATGTTGTGTTTTTTCAGGGATGTAATTCTGATCATAAAAACAGTCATGGTTGCTCGTTGTACGCCATGAATCCTAGAAATTCCAGAGGTATCTGCTTGGAAAGTTTTGTCTTACCCGAAAGGTCAGTAAGTACATAGAAAACTGTATTGTGAACTCTTGTGTTACGGTGTAAAATGTCGCTACTGCATTAACATAATGTTGTGATCAGAGAGATACATGTACAtcctttctgttgttgttttaactGTAGTCAGAAAAAGGGAAAAGCGATTTGAGAATTGTTCAATAAAAGTTATTAGATGAGTTTTGTCAGGACTGAGGTGAATTTGTCGACAACCCTGTAATCTGATTTCGTTTAAAATCTGCCCCCTAACAACCACTGGTTCAATGTTGCGTAATTtactttttgtgtttgtttgatGTTACATTTGTTCATTATTTAAGAAAGTCTTAAAGGTAATGTATATTTAACTTAACCTTTGTTCACAGGGTCAGTATTGTGAGCACAAATGGTCAGTTTATTGCTGCTGGAGATCAGGAAAAGAATGTAGTAAAACTTTGGAACATAACCAGCAGTAATCAGTATGCCACCCTTCAAGTCTTCCAAGGTATTTTTGAGCTCTATTTTGTATTGACCCTAACCATAACCTAAATAGCTAAGgcaatatgagaaggggatgcccatatcactgtaacagcggcaagagagaaaaacgagaagatcctggggacgaggttgttttTTCCCTGTCCCTGGTAACAATCCCAGgggtctttgcgaaagttaccTCAGCCCAGTTTCCTTGTCGAAGATAATATTCATAGAAACCTATGTGCAGCAGCCATGTAGCCTACCGCCGCCTACTGTAACTGTTCTCTTGTGTTTGGCAGATGAAGTGAGCAGCATTGGCTTTCATCAAGACAAGCCTCTTATGGCCTTCGGAAGCATTACAGGCTGTGTTCATCTCTTTTCTTAAGACTGATGAAGATTGCTTTGTAAACAGGAGGGAGGATAGTTAACGAACAGTCAATGAGATATCaattaaatttgtaatttcagtGTTCGGGCTTTTTTTGATGGAGATTATGAAGCGTTTCTTAAAAGAAACTCCTTTTTCGAGGAAAGTATTCAGTGTTAAGCTTGTTTGATATAAGAAGACTCGTTTTGCTTCGCGGTTGTGAAGTACTCTGTGCTTATTCATTGACTGATGGAATGAATTAGAGGCCATCTTTAGaggaaataaacggaagaatTCTCCAAGACTCCTTGTTTAGTCACATAATCTTTCCCTTTCCCAGGCGGAATGTTTTTTAAATCCTATTTCCCAGCCCAAAGATTGCCTGATATTTCCCTTTCCAATTGTAatgcagtggaacctctatgAAACAAACCTCTTTATAAAGAAGTCCTCGGTGTAACggacgattttctttaccctagTAGTAGAAAAATGTATGGAAGAGAACGACAGTAGTGGGGTAGGGACAGAATTATCCTTTTCCATGCGCAGAAATCTCATTAAGTTGCGTAGGattcaatctcgttcccagaggccgcgatccttttggtcagcgacGGGGATCCCGATTTTTCCAGCGCATGACAAAAGGGacccctggggacgaggttgcgcaGGAAtgcattaacgccgatgacgtcatgcatgtCATATAGATGGGATGATGTgatagtttatttttagctggcaaggagcaagtgacgtcagaatttcTTAGGGGATGAAGTCATCAAACAAAAGTTAAGATCATAATTTATAAATAGAAAAGTGATATCGTGTCCCTTCTTTGTCATGATGAtgtcatatttatttaaaagggCGAAAAAGGGGTTAGACGAATACGAAATCGTACTGATTTTGGAGGCAAAACATGGAAACGAGGTCGAAGCACAGCGAAGCGAAAAACTGCTTGTCAAGCAAAAATGTTAAATCAATTGTCCGGCTTGCACCCTGTCTTCCAACTTGGGGCGCTTATTTTTATAGACAGTTCAGTCTTCCAGAAGTAGAAAATATTATTACAACTAGTATAGTTTGTTTTTAGATGGAATATATCAATATAATATTGTACTAAGTATCGTCATCCAGTTTTTAAGTTCCCCTTGGACTTTTCGATTCTTTACCACCTTCTTAGACAGAGACGTTTCATCTCGTTTTA from Porites lutea chromosome 6, jaPorLute2.1, whole genome shotgun sequence includes the following:
- the LOC140940061 gene encoding PITH domain-containing protein 1-like is translated as MAGCGHEHHEHEHDHSESERGAQFYLFQKIDLIKLQCLNEAEEGSAKNVFKPWDERLDTTKFVESDVDEELLFNIPFVGQVKLKGIVVIGGENGDHPSEMMLYKNRPFMTFDDARGEPDQKFDLNEDHDGSLEYTPKVARFSNVEHLSIYFPRNFGAETSKVYFIGLKGDFQEAHRHGVTICTYEAKPNPADHKTGTFDSVHHPVS
- the LOC140940062 gene encoding uncharacterized protein, which codes for MSEKNVLIRQRLIELEKKHAKALKKLQRAEKYKQRRQTFHGFTVRDANTSNSITVDNSNVLLSKDTISTDVRNARCSSAQKKGVTKTVTFKEALDSDSKGQPRSENECKTVEQSDSNKTFNRKSELLASSIPQQISEDNEKVLQCSVSSDNSFVAVDSSMVTPTGSLISSDNETILDSDVASTDGKDCFQSHQGVDLKAIDSRLCGSGQGVVQVPSAGNESCNHELSQKQCHSNGLLGQHNAKNVLAQSKENVKMRNSSDHHNAQDDSTRHTCSLEKANDRVTVIENGGKHQNESTSNSFTLDKSDYCPSGSQPWLWLFEEQFPRRSPRIQSMPNFRDQAHFSQDNKVTHAKKTKRIRKKKSRTENDTPISRNNNLKSTTVHENNGNSPHSSFPEESSCISNFVFPRPTQEQTKNGGSLAVVVDFSLPDREFAKLKLAKIKGTLSAERSSKDLNTVVEKITEEHGTEVTRDTKLFDTKCENKTVVEEKTAAENVGEVEDHAASGLGEMKGQTERTEKQNFRLEGGVISSATGSKCLTQQEKKKNSTQLVYNEQKCKESRILSSGDAWWSNSFESDHEQVVSHMHSVTAKQSQVSSEKESQKYKGVGTCANHCNSCHINGSCTSFTDVVQQTDDNGKLNESYNNFCEGNSSWVKSNILDNLGDGLSKGKTPLAKSTVEINEEDNFSSQKHSNELNLKESVVLSDCGNAVSGEAIVKEMTTIPIKQQHVQEAVSLTEVKSSPPQYYNEPSLGDAATPHGKMKEPLESSQLSQLMSPEESKDFSPLLMTACLQHYTQGMSSRVKSISLSSYEPSTARDPTLQSKDKRDILAVCLSHMVVIWTFVSESQWTVLSKWTLPVDGEEEFVSVKFVPIKSHVVLLVGGNFHHGNGRVLGYSEEGEYSLDLEIDEQENKYSFSTMSLLHDTKDYKTGEDVEFVIGDKTSNKITLTKWTLDSFCLLVEQWQKFTPIYSDSELSSLQFVHGSHCLLLGTTNENLILWNHITCQQLRSINLHTSGLGQLSCINAFTDKGLLFLIMSSIQAAKGCNSDHKNSHGCSLYAMNPRNSRGICLESFVLPERVSIVSTNGQFIAAGDQEKNVVKLWNITSSNQYATLQVFQDEVSSIGFHQDKPLMAFGSITGCVHLFS